GACCAAATATAAAATACAAAACGCTATAGAAAATAGTAAAACTGATGACTCATCACTCTTAAAAATGGTATATCCTATCCAGATTGAGCCAATAGAAAGAATAAATCTGACGACCTGCCATAGCAGATCCAATTCTTGCTTCTCTGCAATAATAAACATTGAACAAAGAGGGATAGTAATAAATTGGCAAAAAAGCATTGGTGATAGCAGACGAGCATAAATACCAGCTTGAACCCACGCTTTGCCAAAAAATAAGGTAAACAAGTAAGGACTAGCAATTAGAAAAACAGCAAAAGGGATAACAGCGATTAGAAGAAGGTACTTAAATGTCTTTAAAAAAAGTTGACTGCACTCGCCTTCATTGATGTATTGCTTAGAGGCTGCCTCGCGAAAAACATCACTAATCGCATTGCCAATTAATGACATTGGTAGAGCAATTACGCGAAATGTTAGTGAGTAAAAACCAGAGAATGCAGGGCCATACAAACTTTGAAATAGCATGATTGGCATATTCCCAGATATTGCATTCATCATATGCCCTAATAATAAGAATTTTGGGAATTTAATATGCCGCCGAGCTTGTTGCTTGATGCGATCAAGGTTGATATCAACTCCCTCTGAATGCTTATGCAAGAAGGTGAGCATTTGATAGACAGCATATACAACCCCTATAAGCTGTCCAAATACATAGCCCATCACTAAACCAAAATCGGACACTTGATATAAAGCGAGTTGAGTCGTGACTACAGATAGAGATAATGCCACCTTGTTGAAGGTGATAGTTTTATATAATTTGACGCGATTAAACCAATAGTATGTCGATTGATAAGCAGCTAGTAAAAATATTGAAATTGGTAATAGGCGTAAGTAAACACTTAAGTTTTTTAGGGTAATAATGCTTGAGATTGGAGCGCTGAACCAATAAAAAAATATCCAAAGTAATGAGCAAAAAATGGCAGAAAGACTAATGCATAGTACAACAATATTTAGAGCGTCGTTATCATCTTCAGGTAAGATGATGGACTGCTCATAACGCCCAGTCGCAGGGATGGCCATGATAATTGAGAGAGACATGAAGAGGGCCAGCCCACCAAATGTCTCTGGAGAATAAACTCGGGTCAGAACTGGAGACAAAATCACTGGAATGGCTTGTGCTAAAGCAGTCCCTGTCATTAATGTGAAAACATTACGCAGGAAGGGTATGTTCGTGAGTTTCTGACTACGCTTCAGCAAAATTCTCGCCTGGTTCTGGATTGCCTACCCTAAATAAAAGTTTTGGATAGTTTTGATAATTAAGCTTTGAGTGTCAGGTTGTAGCTCTGGCCAAATGGGTAAACTTAGGACTTCTTGCGTATATTGACTACTCACTTCAAACACATCGTACTGGCCTAGATAAACAGGTAGCTGATCTTGAGGTACGGGGTAATATACCA
The Acaryochloris marina S15 genome window above contains:
- a CDS encoding lipopolysaccharide biosynthesis protein — translated: MTGTALAQAIPVILSPVLTRVYSPETFGGLALFMSLSIIMAIPATGRYEQSIILPEDDNDALNIVVLCISLSAIFCSLLWIFFYWFSAPISSIITLKNLSVYLRLLPISIFLLAAYQSTYYWFNRVKLYKTITFNKVALSLSVVTTQLALYQVSDFGLVMGYVFGQLIGVVYAVYQMLTFLHKHSEGVDINLDRIKQQARRHIKFPKFLLLGHMMNAISGNMPIMLFQSLYGPAFSGFYSLTFRVIALPMSLIGNAISDVFREAASKQYINEGECSQLFLKTFKYLLLIAVIPFAVFLIASPYLFTLFFGKAWVQAGIYARLLSPMLFCQFITIPLCSMFIIAEKQELDLLWQVVRFILSIGSIWIGYTIFKSDESSVLLFSIAFCILYLVSGIMSYSFSCANHKTLDAG